Part of the Nothobranchius furzeri strain GRZ-AD chromosome 2, NfurGRZ-RIMD1, whole genome shotgun sequence genome, gaaaatatcatttctatagcgcctctcaagataaaaatcatgaggcgcttcacaaaaacaaaaagtgaaaatataaaaaagcatttggaaaatgtttaaaaatatatttaaaatgagcagaaataggcaattgggatttaaaagaaaaaattttaagaaagcgagagagtgaataggaaagagggaaatcggtggatcctgaggaaggtggaataagtggggagagcagaataaagagagaggggttgaagaaggtcatacaaaagccagcttgaacaggtgagtcttcagctgctttttgaaggagaccactgagtccactgatctcaggctcaggaggagagagttccagagtctggaggccacagcagcaaatgatctgtcacctttggtctttagcctggtgcgttgcacatcctgaccaaatgcccgagtcacctcaactggctcctctcgatgtggaggagcagcgggtctactccgagcccctcccggatgaccgagcttctcaccctatctctaagggagagcctggccactctttggagaaaactcatttcaaccgcttgtatccgcgatctcgttatttcggtcactacccaaagctcatgacaataggtgagggtaggaacgtagatcggccggtaaatcgagagcttcgccttttgactcagctctctctccaccacgacagaccggtacaacacccgcatcactgcagatgcagcaccaatccgcctatcgatctcacgctctagttttctctcactcgtgaacaagaccccgagatacttaaacaactccacttggggcaagacctcatccctgacccggagaaggtgctggtctcagatttagaggagctgattctcatcccagcagcttcacactctgctgcgaactgctccagcgaaagctgaagatcacgttctgatgaagccaacaggaccacatcatctgcaaaaagcagagacctgatcctcaggccaccaaaacggatgccctccacaccttagctgcgcctagaaatcctgttcataaaggttatgaacagaatcggtgacaaagggcagccttggcggagtccaactctcactgggaatgagcttgacttactgccggcaatgcggaccaagctctgacacaggtcatacagggacctaacagcccgtatcagagggcctggcaccccatactcccggagtaccccccacagggccccccgagggacgtggtcaaacgccttctccaaatccacaaaacacatgtagactggttgggcaaattcccacgcaccctccaggatccccctaagggtaaagagctggtccagtgttccacggccaggatgaaaaccgcattgctcctcctgaatctgaggttcaacaatccgatggaccctcctctccagaacccctgaatagaccttaccaagaaggctcaggagtgtgatccccctgtagttggaacacaccctgcagtccccctttttaaataagtggaccaccaccccggtctgccagtccagtgggactgcccccgatgtccacgcaatattgcagagctacgtcagccaacacagccccacaacatccatagccttaaggaactctgggcggatctcatccacccctggagccttgccacagaggagctttttaaccacctcagtgacatcagcaccagagatttgagaggccaacacaaagtccccagactctgcttcctcactggaagacgtgtcggtgggattgaggaggtcttcgaagtattctgcccaccgatccacaacgtcctgagtagaggtcagcagcacaccgtccccactatagatagtgttggtagcgcactgcttttcccccctgaggcgccggatggtggaccaggatctcctcgaagccgtacggaaatcttgctccatggtctcaccgaactcctcccatgcccgggtttttgccttggcgaccacccaagccgcattccgcttggactgccggtacccatcagctgcctctagagtcccacaggccaaaaagacctgataggactctttcttcagcttgacagcatccctaaccgccggtgtctaccagcgggtttgggggttgtcaccacgacaggcaccgacgatcctgcgaccacatctccggtcggccgcctcaacaatggaggcacagaagagggtccattcagactcaatgtcccccgcctcccccggaacattttggaagttctgtcggaggtgggaattgaagccccttctgacaggagactgccagacattcccagcagaccctcgcgatacgtttgggtctgactggcatcctcccccaccatttgagccaactcaccaccaggtagtggtcatttgacagctccgcccctctcttcacctgagtgtccaagacatgcggcctcaggtcagacgaaacaacaacaaaatcgatcatcgagctgcggcctaaggtatcctggtgccaggagcacatatggacacctttatgtctgaacatggtgttcattatggacaatcaatgactggcacagaagtccaataacaaaacaccactcgaattcagatcaggggggccgttcctcccaaccccacctctccaggtctcactgtcgttgcccacatgagcgttaaagtcccccagcagaacgagggagtcaccggaaggagcgctttccagcacctcctCTAAGGTCTCCAAAaaaggtgggtagtctgaactgtatgtGGCAagatggataaacgagggcccgggcgggattcgatccccagactcccgggtgagagtcatacgctctaatcaGTCAGCCAAagtgacatccccttggccaagtagccagggcgcatgatcaatcaggacattgtgacaggatgctcacactgtcacatcttcccccctctttccacaagcacgtcctcatgctcccgcgcagggtgccacaaacttcacattcaTGGACCTACTTCaccgtactacatggatcctgccaacaacgccaaatgtggcaaggtggagaaacgagggcccaggcgggattcgatccccagactcctgggtgagagtcatacgctctaaccagtcagccagagggacatccccttggccaagtagccagggcgcatgatcaatcgggacattgtgacaggatgctcacactgtcacatgtagtttggtgcataagcacagatcagtcagaacccgtccccccacacgtaggaggAGGGAGGGTACCCTCTTATTCACGTAAACcgcaatgtacaggcaccaagatgggggggcaactagtatgtccaaccctgctcagcgcctcagtgggagcaactccagagtggtagaaattcCAACccatctcaaggaaactggttccagagccatgcgttgaggtgagtccgactatatctagttggaacctctcaacctcacacaccaactcaggcttcttccccaccagagaggtgacattccatgtgccaagagtcaatcattcgtaaacatggcctatcattccatctctatgctgacgattgccagatttactctccattgtgtcaggagaaaggtcactctatccagtcctttgtgtccagtcttaacgaggtgaattcttggctaatggccaactatctgcacCTGAATGAGGGaaggacagagctcattgtttttcaccccagcagcagggctgtgggttgttatgttgatcttggccctctttctccctactcaaaaccagtcatcaccagtttgggggtgaaagttgatgatggacttaaatttgatgctcacatcaactctgtgatccggtccagtttctttcacctgagacgccttgcaaaaatcaagcctatgctgtcaagagcccacctggagcgggtactgcatgcatttgtaatttctaggcttgattactgcaactctctctatgcaggtttgtgtcagtcatcactgcgtcgcctacaggttgtgcagaacagcgcagccaggttcctgactgggaccaggaaacgggaccacatcagtccggttctggcctccctgcactggcttccgatttgttatcgttcacacttcaaactcctcgtctttgtctaCAATTTCTTCCAAAGtaatgctcccccctatctagccacactcctgaacagacattccccatcacgcgctctgcgctcctctgaccaaggcctgctcgctgtctctcgttctaggtgtcgtactcgtggggaccgggctttctcagtcctagcaccgtcactctggaaccagttgccac contains:
- the LOC139066384 gene encoding uncharacterized protein, yielding MCQESIIRKHGLSFHLYADDCQIYSPLCQEKGHSIQSFVSSLNEVNSWLMANYLHLNEGRTELIVFHPSSRAVGCYVDLGPLSPYSKPVITSLGVKVDDGLKFDAHINSVIRSSFFHLRRLAKIKPMLSRAHLERVLHAFVISRLDYCNSLYAGLCQSSLRRLQVVQNSAARFLTGTRKRDHISPVLASLHWLPICYRSHFKLLVFVYNFFQSVVLVGTGLSQS